One Methylohalobius crimeensis 10Ki DNA segment encodes these proteins:
- a CDS encoding TIGR02452 family protein translates to MEAAERGYYFDHAGRQIDWSRYVQAACSAKASIPPDASLPTPDPVAFPETQVQVANETTLGASRRLVEDGRKPLALNFANGVHPGGGFLDGAKAQEEVLCRSSALYPTLIGDPMYEAHRKRPRSDSTDWAIYSPDVPVFRADDGTALEQPWLLSFITCAAPYAPAIGQPEAGDLLQRRIHRVLAIARAYGHTALVLGAWGCGAFGNDAHRTATDFQNALENEFRGAFSEIRFAIVDWSPERRFLGPFRWVFA, encoded by the coding sequence GTGGAAGCTGCCGAGAGGGGTTATTATTTCGACCATGCCGGCAGGCAAATCGATTGGAGTCGATATGTCCAAGCTGCCTGCTCCGCAAAGGCGAGCATTCCTCCGGATGCGAGCCTACCGACGCCTGATCCCGTTGCCTTTCCTGAAACCCAGGTACAAGTCGCCAACGAAACAACCCTTGGGGCTTCGCGGCGACTCGTCGAAGACGGAAGAAAGCCTCTTGCGCTGAATTTTGCCAATGGAGTTCACCCGGGCGGCGGGTTTCTTGACGGGGCCAAAGCGCAAGAAGAGGTTCTTTGCCGATCCAGCGCCTTATACCCAACACTCATAGGCGATCCCATGTATGAAGCGCACCGCAAGCGGCCGCGATCGGATTCTACCGACTGGGCCATCTATTCGCCTGACGTGCCCGTGTTTCGAGCCGATGACGGAACGGCCCTCGAACAACCTTGGCTGCTGAGCTTCATTACATGCGCCGCTCCCTATGCGCCCGCCATTGGCCAGCCGGAAGCCGGCGATCTATTGCAACGACGCATTCATCGGGTGCTGGCTATCGCACGGGCATACGGTCACACGGCGCTTGTGCTCGGCGCATGGGGCTGCGGCGCTTTCGGCAACGATGCCCACCGCACGGCTACCGATTTTCAGAACGCGCTGGAAAACGAATTCAGGGGAGCTTTCTCTGAAATCCGATTCGCCATCGTTGATTGGTCCCCGGAAAGAAGGTTTCTGGGACCTTTCCGTTGGGTGTTTGCTTGA
- a CDS encoding sialidase family protein encodes MVHGSTLVETGNALAAAWFGGTTEGAPDTGIWLSRHEDGRWSPPVEIATGRLPDGRRMPCWNPVLFQPFGGPLLLFYKVGPSPSDWRGMVRTSDDGGRSWSEAIELPAGILGPVRAKPVAMAGGGLLAGSSTEDAGWTVHVERFKGQWNSADLASADRWQKTGPLNDPDQFGAIQPTVLIHSPQVLQLLCRSRNKTITTVWSHDGGRTWGRMAATPLPNPNSSIDAIRLADGRFLLIYNPIPRRRNRLALALSAHGIDWRPVVTLEDSPGEYSYPAMIQTRDGLVHMTYTWKRERIKHGVMEPAEID; translated from the coding sequence ATGGTCCACGGTTCTACCCTGGTGGAAACGGGCAATGCGCTTGCGGCGGCCTGGTTCGGGGGTACGACCGAAGGCGCCCCGGATACGGGCATTTGGCTTTCCCGCCACGAAGACGGCCGCTGGTCTCCGCCGGTGGAAATCGCCACCGGCAGGCTCCCCGACGGCCGCCGGATGCCTTGCTGGAATCCGGTGCTCTTCCAGCCGTTCGGAGGCCCCCTGCTGCTTTTCTACAAGGTGGGTCCGAGCCCGAGCGACTGGCGGGGCATGGTGCGAACTTCCGACGACGGCGGCCGTTCGTGGTCGGAAGCGATCGAACTCCCGGCCGGCATCCTGGGCCCCGTCCGCGCCAAGCCGGTGGCAATGGCCGGCGGCGGACTCCTGGCCGGATCGAGCACGGAAGATGCCGGCTGGACAGTGCATGTGGAACGTTTTAAGGGCCAATGGAATTCGGCAGACCTGGCTTCGGCGGACCGATGGCAAAAGACCGGCCCCCTGAACGATCCCGATCAATTCGGCGCCATTCAGCCGACCGTGCTGATTCACTCGCCCCAAGTGCTGCAGCTGCTTTGCCGCAGCCGAAACAAAACCATCACTACCGTGTGGTCCCACGACGGCGGGCGCACCTGGGGCCGGATGGCGGCCACCCCGCTCCCCAACCCCAATTCGAGCATCGACGCGATCAGACTCGCCGACGGCCGCTTCCTCTTGATTTACAACCCCATCCCGCGCCGGCGGAACCGGCTCGCCCTCGCCCTGTCCGCCCATGGAATCGATTGGCGGCCTGTCGTTACCCTGGAAGATTCGCCGGGGGAATACTCCTATCCCGCCATGATCCAGACTCGAGACGGCCTGGTGCACATGACCTATACCTGGAAGCGCGAGCGGATCAAGCATGGGGTTATGGAGCCGGCGGAGATCGATTGA